A window from Candidatus Nitrospira neomarina encodes these proteins:
- the trmL gene encoding tRNA (uridine(34)/cytosine(34)/5-carboxymethylaminomethyluridine(34)-2'-O)-methyltransferase TrmL, with amino-acid sequence MLDVVLYEPEIPPNTGNIIRLCANTGFGLHLIHPLGFELDDKRARRAGLDYHELARMKDYPTLQDYLNAQKPSRIFAITTKGQRPYHDVAFQPGDALYFGPETRGLPAHILEALPPTHRLRIPMRPDSRSLNLSNAVAVVVYEAWRQLQFHGAK; translated from the coding sequence ATGTTAGATGTTGTCCTCTATGAACCGGAGATTCCCCCGAACACCGGGAATATTATTCGGTTATGTGCGAATACCGGATTCGGTTTGCATTTGATTCATCCGTTAGGATTTGAGTTGGATGACAAGCGGGCCCGTCGGGCCGGGTTGGATTATCATGAATTGGCCCGGATGAAGGATTATCCCACCCTCCAAGACTATCTTAATGCTCAAAAGCCCTCGCGTATTTTTGCGATCACCACAAAAGGGCAGCGACCCTATCACGACGTGGCGTTTCAGCCTGGCGATGCCTTGTATTTTGGTCCCGAGACGCGGGGCTTGCCTGCCCATATTTTAGAAGCGCTTCCTCCCACGCATCGTTTGCGCATCCCCATGCGGCCCGATTCTCGTAGTTTAAACTTGAGCAATGCTGTTGCCGTCGTTGTCTATGAGGCCTGGCGGCAGCTGCAGTTTCATGGTGCCAAGTAA
- a CDS encoding PGAP1-like alpha/beta domain-containing protein, with amino-acid sequence MTTSAQHPYHPIIYVRGFAATQSEIEETVADPYMGFNIGSTKSRTAWTGDVKRFYFESPLVRLMSDHEYEDVFVDGDDLVLAERTEYPVPYRSIIIYRYYDEASKDFGDGKTPPIEHFAKGLGTLILRLREKVCANKANKVTPNDYRVYLVAHSMGGLICRAFLQNTKLGSAEARGAVDKVFTYATPHNGIDMRIVRNVPGWLSFGDINNFNRDKMASYLAVPKGNDVSVVKNFPPERIFNLVGTDSRDYTVAGGISAWAAGDASDGLVRIENATTHGAGPNGKDVSSPRAFVHRSHSGHYGIVNSEEGYQNLTRFLFGKLRVDGILNIDDITLPVEVQKALDDGKTVRASYQFEIAASVRGCQWQMTRREVRESSAIFRSYDELFPGKAGTKRKPDRTKSPHLFSIFLDPSKSVKSSKSVSFAFDIKVLVPDYVVDGLLFMKRHYEGGFIYRELILVEAFPDKESPSGWRIKYGYQDMNPGKPGKEVDSRPLIKGKPNSGIAFDIPIEQNARPGLVGTLRIEARPWS; translated from the coding sequence ATGACGACATCCGCGCAGCATCCCTACCACCCGATTATCTATGTCCGTGGCTTCGCAGCGACACAGAGCGAGATTGAGGAAACGGTGGCCGACCCTTATATGGGATTTAATATCGGTTCGACCAAATCGCGCACGGCCTGGACCGGCGACGTGAAGCGTTTTTATTTTGAGTCGCCCCTCGTGCGGTTAATGAGCGACCACGAATATGAGGATGTTTTTGTGGATGGAGACGACCTCGTGTTAGCTGAGCGTACCGAGTATCCCGTCCCATATCGCTCGATTATCATCTACCGCTATTACGATGAAGCCTCGAAAGACTTTGGGGATGGCAAGACGCCGCCCATCGAGCACTTCGCCAAAGGCCTGGGCACTCTCATTCTGCGCCTGCGCGAAAAGGTCTGTGCGAATAAGGCCAATAAAGTCACGCCCAACGACTATCGTGTGTATCTCGTGGCGCACTCCATGGGAGGGCTGATCTGCCGGGCCTTTCTGCAGAATACGAAACTCGGCTCAGCGGAGGCGCGAGGTGCGGTTGATAAAGTCTTTACCTATGCCACGCCTCACAATGGCATTGACATGCGGATCGTACGCAATGTTCCGGGCTGGCTCTCGTTCGGCGATATCAATAATTTCAATCGCGACAAGATGGCCTCCTACCTTGCGGTGCCCAAGGGTAATGACGTCTCGGTGGTGAAAAACTTTCCGCCCGAGCGCATCTTTAATCTGGTCGGCACCGATTCACGCGATTATACCGTGGCCGGCGGCATCTCGGCGTGGGCGGCGGGCGATGCCAGCGACGGGCTGGTGCGCATCGAGAATGCCACCACGCATGGCGCGGGTCCCAACGGCAAGGATGTGAGTTCGCCCCGCGCGTTTGTGCACAGGAGCCATTCGGGCCATTACGGTATTGTGAACTCCGAGGAAGGCTACCAGAACCTCACGCGGTTCCTGTTCGGTAAATTACGCGTGGATGGCATTCTGAACATCGACGACATCACGTTACCGGTGGAGGTGCAAAAGGCACTTGACGACGGTAAGACAGTGCGGGCGTCGTATCAGTTCGAAATTGCCGCCAGCGTGCGCGGCTGTCAGTGGCAGATGACGCGGCGCGAGGTGCGTGAGAGTTCGGCGATCTTCCGGAGCTACGATGAACTCTTTCCCGGAAAGGCTGGTACCAAACGCAAGCCCGACCGCACGAAGAGTCCACACCTCTTCTCCATTTTTCTGGACCCGAGTAAAAGCGTTAAATCGTCCAAGTCTGTCAGCTTTGCCTTCGACATCAAGGTGCTGGTACCCGATTACGTCGTGGATGGCTTGCTCTTCATGAAGCGGCACTACGAGGGTGGGTTTATCTATCGTGAGCTGATTCTGGTCGAGGCCTTTCCCGATAAAGAAAGTCCGAGTGGATGGCGCATCAAATATGGCTACCAGGACATGAATCCCGGCAAACCCGGCAAAGAGGTCGACTCGCGTCCTCTCATCAAGGGAAAACCGAATTCCGGCATTGCCTTCGATATTCCCATCGAGCAGAACGCTCGTCCTGGCCTGGTTGGAACGTTACGCATCGAAGCAAGACCGTGGAGCTGA
- a CDS encoding DoxX family protein, with translation MKIFLCVLLGIFFIAAGGAKLMGSPSQVEHFAQWGYPFWFLYLTGIIEVGGGLCLFIPRTQWYGIGVLSITMVGATLTHLRAGEMGAVPVPLVLLGLLLLLAWAIRETPGKHAGDQ, from the coding sequence ATGAAAATTTTCCTGTGTGTGCTATTAGGGATTTTTTTTATTGCGGCAGGGGGAGCCAAGCTCATGGGCAGCCCATCCCAAGTCGAACATTTTGCGCAATGGGGATATCCCTTCTGGTTTCTGTATTTGACCGGGATCATTGAAGTCGGCGGCGGACTCTGTTTGTTTATTCCCAGGACCCAATGGTATGGCATTGGGGTCTTGAGCATCACCATGGTCGGTGCAACGCTGACACACCTGAGAGCTGGAGAAATGGGTGCTGTGCCGGTTCCACTTGTGCTGCTTGGTCTTCTGCTTTTGTTGGCTTGGGCAATTAGAGAAACGCCTGGAAAGCATGCAGGAGATCAATGA
- the nhaA gene encoding Na+/H+ antiporter NhaA, with translation MKKTPVDTWLTDPLNSFLGRQTTSGMVLFVAALLALIVANSPFADAYHHLWDNEISVGFNDFVITKTLHHWINDGLMAVFFFVIGLELKREIMAGELSNPRDALLPIAAGVGGMVVPALIYLAFNSSGDASDGWGIPMATDIAFALGIISLLGNRVPLSLKVFLTALAIADDLGAVLVIAVFYTSHIDLINLAAGAGFMILLVTSNLLGVRNILWYGLLGIGGLWLAFLLSGVHATIAAVLAAFTIPANVKISDKGFVSRIKTLGDRFETAKSNDLTLVTDEQLHVLEDIRAVAREALTPLQRLEHGMHPFVAFVVMPVFALANAGISFPADFMNQLASPVTLGVASGLLGGKVLGIMGMCFLLIHLRWASFPEQTGWRHLFGAAMLASVGFTMSLFITGLAFNDDVLILQAKLGILLASLIGGISGYYLLRRAG, from the coding sequence CCCTTTGCGGACGCCTACCACCATCTTTGGGACAACGAAATCTCAGTCGGATTTAACGATTTCGTGATCACCAAGACCCTGCACCATTGGATCAATGATGGGTTGATGGCTGTCTTCTTCTTTGTGATCGGGTTGGAACTGAAGCGCGAGATCATGGCGGGTGAACTAAGCAATCCCCGTGATGCGCTGCTCCCTATCGCAGCGGGGGTAGGCGGCATGGTTGTGCCGGCGTTGATCTATCTGGCGTTCAATTCGTCGGGCGACGCCAGTGACGGATGGGGCATTCCCATGGCGACCGATATCGCCTTCGCGCTCGGCATCATCTCCCTGTTGGGCAACAGGGTCCCCTTATCACTTAAAGTATTTCTGACCGCTCTTGCGATCGCGGATGACCTGGGCGCGGTGCTGGTCATTGCAGTTTTTTATACATCACACATCGATCTCATCAATCTGGCGGCCGGTGCGGGATTCATGATCCTGCTGGTGACGTCCAACCTGCTGGGTGTCCGCAACATTCTGTGGTATGGACTGCTGGGAATCGGCGGCCTGTGGCTGGCGTTTCTCTTATCAGGAGTGCATGCCACCATTGCCGCGGTGCTGGCCGCGTTCACGATTCCTGCCAATGTGAAAATCTCGGACAAGGGATTCGTTTCACGCATCAAAACATTGGGGGACAGATTCGAGACAGCCAAAAGCAATGACCTGACTCTGGTGACAGATGAGCAACTCCATGTGCTTGAAGACATTCGCGCGGTGGCCAGGGAGGCACTGACTCCGCTCCAACGGCTGGAACATGGCATGCACCCCTTCGTGGCGTTTGTGGTGATGCCGGTCTTTGCGTTGGCGAATGCCGGCATCAGCTTTCCGGCTGACTTCATGAATCAGTTGGCCAGTCCGGTCACATTAGGAGTGGCATCGGGACTGCTCGGAGGAAAGGTGTTGGGCATCATGGGCATGTGCTTCCTCCTGATTCATTTGCGGTGGGCCTCTTTTCCGGAACAGACCGGCTGGCGGCATCTCTTTGGTGCTGCGATGCTTGCTTCGGTGGGGTTCACGATGTCGCTGTTTATCACCGGACTGGCTTTCAACGATGACGTATTGATCCTCCAAGCCAAGTTAGGCATCCTACTGGCCTCGTTGATAGGTGGGATTTCGGGATACTATCTGCTGCGGCGGGCAGGGTGA
- a CDS encoding HEAT repeat domain-containing protein, whose product MLHSLSRCNPSRLLFFFSPRYEHERNAERPRQRLGIRYLRPARSASVLLISLTLTISLTDRLWAHEEPLTKSSWSQEDQKILQNIQTILVAGTVQTWLNVPSPPYNVGVTLKLKLEDAGFQVVFDPKQPHDAMLYIQYEEIPSGQFQVLEQATAIRYDMKLVHDRLGKIFSHHFEAEPNAVPLGSLYWDAIGNLEEDPYYCFVGDLIRGHIDRDQNAQEMLMEVLVRPFTQKELVNAAGARGATQAIVQQRARLNIIQELGQGAFHTPEAQAVLWTVAKKAQPTERGAAMTQLGEIGDTTFLSPLSTLLEKETDPEVRSAAEHAIQLIESR is encoded by the coding sequence ATGCTTCACAGTCTCAGCCGATGCAATCCGAGCAGACTTCTTTTCTTTTTCTCCCCACGATACGAACATGAACGAAATGCCGAGCGGCCACGGCAGCGATTAGGGATCCGATACCTGAGGCCTGCTCGGAGCGCGTCTGTCCTGCTGATCAGTCTGACCCTGACGATTTCTCTCACGGATAGACTGTGGGCACATGAGGAGCCGCTGACCAAGTCCTCATGGTCGCAGGAGGATCAAAAAATCCTACAGAACATTCAGACCATACTCGTCGCCGGCACTGTCCAAACGTGGTTGAATGTGCCGAGTCCACCCTACAATGTGGGGGTGACCTTGAAACTCAAACTGGAAGATGCGGGGTTTCAGGTGGTCTTTGATCCCAAGCAACCACATGATGCGATGCTATACATTCAATATGAGGAAATACCCAGCGGACAGTTTCAGGTATTGGAACAAGCGACGGCTATCCGCTACGACATGAAGCTGGTGCATGACCGTTTAGGCAAAATCTTTTCACATCACTTTGAAGCAGAACCCAATGCGGTTCCCCTCGGAAGTCTGTATTGGGACGCGATTGGTAATCTGGAGGAAGATCCGTATTACTGTTTTGTTGGAGATCTGATTCGGGGACATATTGATCGGGACCAGAATGCACAGGAGATGTTAATGGAGGTGTTGGTAAGGCCCTTTACCCAAAAAGAGTTGGTGAATGCGGCCGGAGCCCGGGGAGCGACTCAGGCTATTGTCCAACAACGCGCCAGGTTGAATATCATTCAGGAACTCGGACAGGGGGCATTTCATACCCCTGAAGCGCAAGCAGTCTTATGGACGGTTGCCAAAAAAGCGCAACCCACTGAACGGGGGGCCGCCATGACCCAACTTGGCGAGATTGGCGACACCACGTTTCTCTCTCCACTCTCAACATTGTTGGAAAAAGAAACCGATCCCGAAGTGCGGTCGGCTGCGGAGCATGCGATCCAACTCATTGAATCCCGGTAA